The segment TCACTTCGATTCCGGTGGTAAGACGTACCCTTGCTACTTTTCTCATAGCTGAGTTCGGTTTTTTAGGAGTGAACGTGGTCACCCTTGTACAAACTCCCCTACGTTGGGGGCTGCTTTTAAGAGCAGGAGATTTAGATTTGTTCTTCTGTTTCTTCCTGCCGTGGCGTATAAGTTGGCTAATTGTAGGCATGAATCCCTTCTATTTTTAGGCGGGTGACGACCCGATTTTACCAGATCGTCAGTACCCGCTCTGTTGTAAATCTCTTTAGTTCTCCGTATCTTCCGGTATTACTGGGGGAATCTCTTCCTCTTCCACTTCTATCGGTTGATCCAGGTCTCCATAAGTTTCTTTGAATACCGCAACATCGCGATACTTTCTCATTCCGGTTCCTGCGGGAATCATATGACCTATGATCACATTTTCCTTAAGTCCCGCTAAGTTGTCCGTTTTTCCTTTGATCGCTGCGTCAGTCAAAACTTTGGTAGTTTCTTGGAAAGACGCCGCAGAGAAGAACGATTCGGTATTCAAGGAGGCTTTCGTTAAACCAAGAAGAATCGGTACCGATTGTGCGGGAGAACCACCCTCTGCGATAACTCGTCTGTTTTCTTCCACGAACATAAAACGATCCACTTGTTGTTGATTCACGAAAGAGGTGTCTCCCGAATCCGTAATCAAAACCTTGCGCATCATCTGACGAACTACGACTTCGATGTGCTTATCGTTGATATGCACACCTTGAAGGCGATAGACTTCCTGAACTTCCTGCACCAGATACACTTGAAGAGCGGTTACTCCCTTAACTCGAAGAATATCGTGAGGATCCAGGTTCCCGTCATCCATTTGGTCTCCGCGTTTTACGAAGTCCCCGTGACGAACACGAAGTTGTTTACCGATCGGAATCGTTACTTTAACTTTATCCAAATCTTCGCTATCGGGCACGATGTAGAGAACTCGTTTTTCTTTTACGATTTCACCATTATCTTCGATCTTACCGTCCATTTCCGCAAGAGTGGTCGCATCTTTCGGACGACGAGCTTCGAAGAGTTCGTCCACGCGAGGAAGACCGCCGGTGATATCCCGGGTCTTTTCGGCAACGGTAGGAATCTTGAATAGAATATCTCCTGCCTTAACCTTGTCTCCGTTTTGCACCGAAAGAATCGCATCCACAGGGACAAGATATTCTTCGCGGGTTCCTCCGGATGAAACGACTACACGCGGAACCAGTTTATCCCTACGTTGCTCGATAACCTTGTAATTTACGTTAGAAGTTTTAACGTCTTCGTCCCGGCGAACGTTCTTACCTACTTCCAGATCCACCCATTGAGCGGTTCCTTCGATCTCGGTGACTCCGATCTCGTTATACGGGTCGAACTCCGCTAGAGCTTGGTTCGCTTCCGTGATATCGGTAGACTTAA is part of the Leptospira broomii serovar Hurstbridge str. 5399 genome and harbors:
- the rpsL gene encoding 30S ribosomal protein S12; protein product: MPTISQLIRHGRKKQKNKSKSPALKSSPQRRGVCTRVTTFTPKKPNSAMRKVARVRLTTGIEVTAYIPGEGHNLQEHNVVLIRGGRVKDLPGVRYHIIRGTLDTLGIDKRRKSRSKYGTKKPKA